One Peromyscus maniculatus bairdii isolate BWxNUB_F1_BW_parent chromosome 14, HU_Pman_BW_mat_3.1, whole genome shotgun sequence genomic window carries:
- the LOC102919450 gene encoding large ribosomal subunit protein eL30 yields the protein MVAAKKTKKSLESINSRLQLVMKSGKYVLGYKQTLKMIRQGKAKLVILANNCPALRKSEIEYYAMLAKTGVHHYSGNNIELGTACGKYYRVCTLAIIDPGDSDIIRSMPEQTGEK from the coding sequence atggtggcCGCAAAGAAGACGAAAAAGTCTCTGGAGTCGATCAACTCTCGGCTCCAGCTTGTTATGAAAAGTGGAAAGTACGTGCTGGGGTACAAACAGACTCTGAAGATGATCAGACAGGGCAAAGCGAAATTGGTTATCCTCGCCAACAACTGTCCAGCTTTGAGGAAATCTGAAATAGAATACTATGCCATGTTGGCTAAAACTGGTGTTCATCACTACAGTGGCAATAACATTGAATTGGGCACAGCATGTGGAAAATACTACAGAGTATGCACATTGGCTATCATTGACCCAGGTGATTCTGATATTATTAGAAGCATGCCAGAACAGACTGGTGAAAAGTAA